The Lacrimispora xylanolytica genome has a segment encoding these proteins:
- a CDS encoding carbohydrate ABC transporter permease, giving the protein MRKFERNVFPYLLLAPTLIIFGLFLFFPAVNGLWISLTKWDGVNPQKFVGINNYIKLFSDRGFWDSFLRTVFFTAVSVPLVYVSAMGLALLLTGARKGNDFFRAVFYWPTMISSIIVGLTWRFLLGEEFGVINYLLTAMGRSPVKWLTDQNYAMGVVIFVTAWSMSGYYMVMFISGIKAISETYYEAARIDGAGFFHQFRYITLPLLKPTSLLVLVLSTVTIIKTYPLVYALTQGGPAGATKFMVQTIQETGFEKNQMGYASAMTMILFVLLAMFTVVQFKANRGGEQDAD; this is encoded by the coding sequence ATGAGGAAGTTTGAGCGGAATGTGTTTCCTTATCTGCTGCTTGCTCCTACTTTAATCATATTTGGCCTGTTTCTATTCTTTCCAGCTGTAAATGGGCTATGGATATCGTTGACAAAGTGGGATGGAGTAAATCCCCAGAAATTTGTGGGGATCAATAATTATATAAAGCTTTTTTCAGATCGGGGATTTTGGGATTCTTTTCTCCGCACGGTATTTTTTACTGCAGTCTCGGTTCCCCTGGTTTATGTTTCAGCCATGGGACTTGCCTTGCTGCTGACAGGTGCGCGAAAGGGGAATGATTTTTTCCGGGCAGTCTTTTACTGGCCCACCATGATTTCCAGTATTATCGTGGGACTCACCTGGAGATTTCTTTTGGGGGAAGAATTTGGTGTCATCAATTATCTTCTGACCGCCATGGGAAGATCACCGGTGAAATGGCTGACGGATCAGAATTATGCCATGGGGGTTGTGATCTTCGTCACCGCGTGGAGTATGTCAGGCTATTATATGGTCATGTTCATTTCCGGTATTAAGGCCATATCTGAGACTTATTATGAGGCCGCAAGAATAGATGGTGCCGGATTCTTTCATCAGTTCCGCTATATTACACTGCCGCTTTTAAAGCCTACCAGTCTTTTGGTCCTTGTATTATCCACGGTTACTATTATTAAAACCTATCCATTGGTATATGCGCTGACTCAGGGCGGCCCGGCAGGGGCTACCAAGTTCATGGTACAGACCATACAGGAAACAGGATTTGAAAAAAATCAGATGGGCTACGCCAGTGCCATGACCATGATACTCTTTGTTCTGTTAGCCATGTTCACGGTGGTGCAATTTAAAGCAAATAGGGGAGGGGAGCAGGATGCAGACTAA
- a CDS encoding carbohydrate ABC transporter permease, producing MQTNRKKYLFAGGAWIILLILTFIFLMPILWVIGSSFKSTGELFSWPPSFIGKNPTFSNYQRALEEGHFGIYFFNTVFTSLVATFLTIVVNVMSGYAFAKYRFKGDKILFGVVLATLMIPLEVIMIPIFKVIVATNLYNSLWGLIIPAVASPTAVFLVRQYYVGIPDAYMEAARIDGASEGSILMRIMLPLARPVISVLCIFSFMWRWNDYLWPKLVINSKERYTIQLALANYSGEYSVDWNSLLAMSVISMIPVIIVFVTLQSYIIGGMTAGGVKE from the coding sequence ATGCAGACTAATCGTAAAAAATACTTATTTGCAGGTGGTGCATGGATCATTCTTCTTATCCTCACCTTTATATTCCTGATGCCCATACTCTGGGTCATTGGTTCTTCCTTTAAAAGCACTGGTGAATTATTCTCCTGGCCCCCCAGTTTCATTGGAAAGAATCCAACTTTTTCCAACTATCAAAGGGCTTTGGAAGAAGGACATTTTGGAATCTACTTTTTTAATACGGTATTTACCAGCCTTGTGGCTACATTTTTAACGATAGTGGTCAATGTGATGTCCGGATATGCCTTTGCGAAATACCGTTTTAAAGGAGATAAGATTCTCTTTGGTGTTGTACTGGCTACCTTGATGATTCCTTTGGAGGTCATCATGATCCCTATTTTCAAGGTGATTGTGGCAACCAATCTTTATAACAGCTTATGGGGACTGATCATTCCGGCCGTAGCTTCGCCTACAGCGGTCTTTCTGGTGAGACAGTATTACGTCGGAATTCCAGATGCTTATATGGAAGCCGCCAGAATCGACGGAGCGTCGGAAGGGAGTATCTTAATGCGGATCATGCTGCCTCTTGCCAGGCCGGTTATCTCTGTTCTTTGTATCTTTTCTTTTATGTGGAGATGGAACGATTATCTTTGGCCGAAGCTGGTTATCAACAGTAAGGAACGATACACCATACAGCTGGCACTGGCTAATTATTCCGGTGAATACTCGGTAGACTGGAACAGCTTATTGGCGATGTCCGTCATTTCCATGATTCCGGTAATTATTGTGTTCGTAACACTGCAAAGCTATATTATCGGCGGCATGACTGCCGGAGGAGTCAAAGAGTAA
- the rpoC gene encoding DNA-directed RNA polymerase subunit beta', producing MPENNETYHPMTFDAIKIGLASPEKILDWSHGEVKKPETINYRTLKPEKDGLFCERIFGPSKDWECHCGKYKKIRYKGVICDRCGVEVTKASVRRERMGHIQLAAPVSHIWYFKGIPSRMGLILDISPRTLEKVLYFASYVVLDAGNTGLQYKQVLSEKEYREETEKYGHGAFRVGMGAEAILELLRSIDLEKDSEELKKGLKEATGQKRARIIKRLEVVEAFRNSGNLPEWMIMTVVPVIPPDIRPMVQLDGGRFATSDLNDLYRRIINRNNRLARLLELGAPDIIVRNEKRMLQEAVDALIDNGRRGRPVTGPGNRALKSLSDMLKGKQGRFRQNLLGKRVDYSGRSVIVVGPELKIYQCGLPKEMAIELFKPFVMKELVSNGTAHNIKNAKKMVERLQTEVWDVLEDVIKEHPVMLNRAPTLHRLGIQAFEPILVEGKAIKLHPLVCTAFNADFDGDQMAVHLPLSVEAQAECRFLLLSPNNLLKPSDGGPVAVPSQDMVLGIYYLTQERPGAKGEGMVFRSVNEAILAYENQAVTLHSRIKARVTKRMPDGTMKSGVVESTVGRFIFNEIVPQDLGFVDRSIPGNELLMEVDFHVGKKQCKQILEKVINVHGAVQTAETLDDIKAIGYRYSTKAAMTVSISDMTVPESKPKLIAEAQATVDQIAKNFRRGLITEEERYKEVIDTWKVTDDQLTHDLLTGLDKYNNIYMMADSGARGSDKQIKQLAGMRGLMADTTGHTIELPIKSNFREGLDVLEYFISAHGARKGLSDTALRTADSGYLTRRLVDVSQDMIIREIDCCEGKDIPFMEIKAFTDGQETIEGLEERITGRFIAETITDPDTGEVIVKENHMCTPKRASAVMKVLDKMGRNSIKIRNVLTCKSHQGVCAKCYGANMATGQPVQVGEAVGIIAAQSIGEPGTQLTMRTFHTGGVAGGDITQGLPRVEELFEARKPKGLAIIAEFGGVVAIKDTKKKREIIITENETGNSKTYLIPYGSRIKVADGQVLEAGDELTEGSVNPHDILKIKGVRAVQDYMIQEVQRVYRLQGVEINDKHVEMIVRQMLKKIKIEESGDSDVLPGTSMDVLDYNDLNDALLAEGKEPADGKQVMLGITKASLATDSFLSAASFQETTKVLTEAAINGKVDHLIGLKENVIIGKPIPAGTGMKRYRTINLSTDAELEEDDEILLSEDDEILLTDDRFEEADEILSISEDDIEE from the coding sequence ATGCCTGAAAACAATGAAACTTACCACCCAATGACGTTTGACGCCATAAAAATCGGTCTGGCTTCTCCGGAAAAGATTCTGGATTGGTCCCACGGCGAGGTAAAAAAGCCGGAGACCATCAACTACAGAACCTTAAAGCCGGAAAAGGACGGTTTGTTCTGTGAACGAATCTTTGGACCGAGCAAGGACTGGGAATGTCATTGCGGTAAATATAAAAAAATTCGGTATAAAGGCGTTATCTGCGACCGATGCGGCGTGGAAGTAACGAAAGCCAGCGTTCGTAGAGAGCGTATGGGCCATATCCAGCTTGCTGCCCCTGTTTCCCATATCTGGTATTTCAAGGGAATACCAAGCCGTATGGGTCTCATTCTGGACATTTCTCCAAGAACCTTAGAGAAGGTGCTCTATTTCGCATCTTACGTGGTACTGGATGCCGGCAACACCGGTCTCCAGTATAAGCAGGTCTTGTCTGAGAAGGAATACCGTGAAGAGACAGAGAAATACGGCCATGGCGCATTCCGTGTAGGAATGGGTGCAGAAGCCATTCTGGAACTGTTACGATCCATTGACCTTGAAAAAGACTCTGAGGAGCTGAAAAAAGGATTAAAGGAAGCTACAGGACAGAAGCGTGCAAGAATTATCAAGCGTCTGGAAGTGGTAGAAGCCTTCAGAAACTCCGGCAACTTACCAGAGTGGATGATCATGACCGTGGTACCGGTTATCCCACCGGATATCCGTCCGATGGTTCAGTTAGACGGTGGACGTTTTGCTACCTCTGACTTAAATGACCTTTACAGAAGAATCATCAACCGTAACAACCGTCTTGCCCGTCTGTTAGAGCTTGGCGCTCCTGACATCATTGTTCGTAACGAAAAGCGTATGCTTCAGGAAGCCGTTGATGCCTTAATCGACAACGGCAGAAGAGGAAGACCGGTAACCGGACCTGGAAACCGTGCATTAAAATCCCTCTCTGATATGTTAAAGGGTAAGCAGGGACGATTCCGTCAGAACCTACTTGGAAAGCGTGTTGACTATTCCGGACGTTCTGTTATCGTCGTTGGTCCTGAACTTAAGATTTACCAGTGCGGTCTTCCAAAAGAGATGGCTATCGAGTTATTCAAGCCTTTCGTTATGAAAGAGCTGGTTTCTAATGGAACTGCACATAATATAAAGAATGCAAAGAAGATGGTTGAGCGCCTTCAGACAGAAGTCTGGGACGTACTGGAAGATGTTATCAAAGAGCATCCGGTTATGTTAAACCGTGCGCCTACCCTTCATAGACTGGGTATCCAGGCTTTCGAGCCAATCCTCGTCGAAGGTAAGGCAATCAAGCTTCATCCACTGGTATGTACCGCGTTTAACGCCGACTTCGACGGTGACCAGATGGCGGTTCATCTGCCACTTTCCGTAGAGGCTCAGGCAGAATGCCGTTTCCTTCTGTTATCACCAAACAACCTTCTTAAGCCTTCCGACGGTGGCCCTGTTGCCGTTCCGTCTCAGGATATGGTTCTTGGTATCTACTACCTGACCCAGGAACGTCCTGGTGCTAAGGGAGAAGGAATGGTATTTAGAAGTGTAAACGAAGCCATTCTCGCTTACGAGAACCAGGCAGTTACCCTTCATTCCAGAATCAAGGCAAGAGTTACAAAGAGAATGCCTGATGGTACCATGAAGAGCGGAGTGGTAGAATCCACCGTAGGACGTTTCATCTTCAATGAGATCGTTCCTCAGGATCTTGGTTTCGTAGACCGTTCCATTCCAGGCAACGAGCTTTTAATGGAAGTCGATTTCCATGTAGGTAAGAAGCAGTGTAAGCAGATTCTTGAAAAGGTTATTAACGTTCACGGAGCTGTTCAGACTGCAGAGACCTTAGATGACATTAAAGCCATTGGTTATAGATATTCAACCAAAGCTGCCATGACGGTTTCCATTTCCGATATGACCGTGCCGGAAAGCAAGCCAAAGCTGATCGCAGAGGCTCAGGCAACGGTTGACCAGATTGCTAAAAACTTCCGCCGTGGTCTTATCACAGAGGAAGAGCGTTATAAAGAAGTTATTGACACCTGGAAGGTGACCGATGATCAGCTGACTCATGACCTGCTTACAGGGCTTGATAAGTACAACAACATCTATATGATGGCTGACTCCGGAGCCCGAGGTTCTGATAAGCAGATCAAGCAGCTTGCAGGTATGCGTGGACTTATGGCCGATACAACTGGTCATACCATCGAACTTCCTATCAAGTCCAACTTCCGTGAGGGTCTTGACGTATTGGAGTACTTTATCTCCGCTCATGGAGCTCGTAAAGGACTTTCCGATACCGCTCTTCGTACCGCCGACTCTGGTTACTTGACCAGACGTCTGGTAGACGTATCTCAGGATATGATTATCCGTGAGATCGACTGCTGCGAAGGAAAAGACATTCCATTTATGGAGATCAAGGCGTTTACAGACGGCCAGGAAACCATTGAGGGCCTGGAAGAACGTATCACCGGAAGATTTATTGCAGAAACCATTACAGATCCTGATACTGGAGAGGTCATTGTAAAAGAGAACCATATGTGTACTCCAAAACGTGCTTCCGCAGTTATGAAGGTGTTAGATAAGATGGGCCGTAATTCCATTAAGATCCGTAACGTCCTTACCTGCAAATCCCATCAGGGAGTTTGTGCGAAATGTTACGGAGCCAACATGGCTACTGGTCAGCCGGTACAGGTTGGTGAAGCAGTCGGAATCATTGCAGCTCAGTCCATCGGTGAGCCTGGAACACAGCTTACCATGCGTACCTTCCATACCGGAGGTGTTGCGGGTGGCGATATCACACAGGGTCTTCCCCGTGTCGAGGAGCTTTTTGAGGCAAGAAAGCCGAAAGGTCTTGCTATCATCGCTGAGTTCGGCGGAGTGGTTGCCATTAAGGATACCAAGAAAAAACGTGAGATTATCATTACCGAGAATGAAACCGGCAATTCCAAGACCTATCTGATTCCTTACGGTTCCAGAATCAAGGTTGCTGACGGCCAGGTGCTTGAGGCTGGTGATGAGCTTACGGAAGGTAGTGTGAATCCACACGATATCTTAAAGATCAAAGGCGTTCGTGCCGTACAGGATTATATGATCCAGGAGGTACAGCGTGTGTACCGTCTCCAGGGTGTAGAAATCAATGATAAGCACGTAGAGATGATCGTAAGACAGATGCTTAAAAAGATCAAAATCGAGGAGAGCGGAGACAGCGATGTCCTTCCAGGAACCTCTATGGACGTTCTTGATTATAATGACTTAAATGATGCACTCCTTGCAGAAGGCAAAGAGCCGGCAGATGGAAAGCAGGTTATGCTTGGTATTACCAAGGCATCTCTTGCAACTGATTCCTTCCTGTCAGCTGCTTCCTTCCAGGAGACCACAAAGGTTCTGACCGAAGCCGCTATTAACGGTAAGGTTGACCACTTGATCGGTCTTAAGGAAAACGTTATTATCGGTAAGCCGATTCCGGCTGGTACTGGTATGAAGCGTTACCGTACCATCAACTTAAGTACAGATGCGGAACTGGAAGAGGATGATGAGATTCTGTTATCAGAAGATGACGAGATCTTATTAACCGATGACCGTTTCGAAGAAGCAGATGAGATTTTATCCATCAGTGAAGACGATATAGAAGAGTAA